AATGGTTGCCAACAGATTATGTAATATGGCGAATTTTGCTCAGTATGTTCAGTTCAGTTTCTAGTCAATACGATTTACAATGAATATGAAATATCCGGTCCTGTCGATATTGATTAGGTTCCAAGCAGTTGGATTTCCTGTAAAGTACCTTAATTTGTCAAGGAATTTGAACCTTTCCGCTTAATAATCAATGTATACTTAATAATTGTAAGTAACGGGAATTTTAACTTTTTCGCTTAATTATCAAGGTTTTAAGTAAAAGGAATTTAACCTTTTCCGCTAAATTATCAAGGTGTTAAGTGACGAGAATTTAAACCTTTCCCGCTTAATAATCAAAGTATTTTGGTTCTCAACGTACGCAGTGGCTTTAAATCCACTGGCATGTATTTGATTATACTGCTTAAACAAATGATAGAATAATATTTCACTGTATGAAATGTGGTCTATGAATATTTTATACTCGTTAATACAAGGAGATAAATCTGAATAACAAACTGACCACGGAGACATTTGTCAATTTACTTTGTGATAATTATTGGCggttatcatttatttattcaaaacattgaaatatatcatTGAAGCGGTGAGATTTTATGATTACCTGCCATTTATTGTAAATAGGAGTTTTGTAATCAAATATAATAGGTCACATAATATCAGCTGTCTTCTATTAGTGTTCTCCGCCTTTCTTGGTATAAGTAAATACAAATTTCTGTTTACAAAATGTGTCACAGTTATGCAAACAAGGAtcattcattatcattatttaaagCATTCCGTTGAAAAAGGTGACACATAATATCTTTAAACACGCCTGACTGGAATTTTGAAGACTTCCTATGGTCAAAAATGATAAGCAATCGAGATATCGTTGCTCGACCCAGCAATGattatttcatatcaaaatagaATTAAAACAGCCGGAACCTTGAATTGCTCGAGTAAGCCCGGATGTTCGTATCACAGATGCTCAAGCGAGTGGTATTTCACTAAAAAGGAATCTCAGACTTCGATTGTTGACAGCTGCGAAGCTTGCTACATCAAATTATTGAAAGCGACAACATAGATCCTCAAAGTGCAGAAGATAGAACTATCTAACAAAAAAGCCTACTAGCCCCCTTTTTGGACAGAGGTTCAAGCAAAGAGCAAAAAACATAGATAGGAATCTCAGAAGTAATGAAGATACATTGATATTGGCCGTAAAATACGAAACTTGTTACTACAACGCCTTTACtcatcaaatattaaataaacacaTCACCTTGTACAAATCTGGAACAACCAGAACGGgatttttgcactttttggaAATCCATACTCGTGCTATTTACTTTCAATATGTCGTTATCTGATATTGTTCGTTGTCAAATGAAATACATAATGTAGGCCTATATTTCTCCAAAATCGAGGATTGTTTCCCAACCAGATTGATACTATGTATGctgaaaagggtttttttttttttgcgattttattttaaaatcgcctTTTCATTCTTGTGTAAGTGCTATCAACCACACCTTTATCTTTTCCACATTGAAGAATTTAGAGATACATCGTTTATGAACGTTGAAACTTTTATCCTCTTATAAGTAAGTGGAAACGCATTTCCTGGTATCAAGTACCCATGGTTATGAGGATATAACATCCTGCATATATAAATTAAAGGGACTTTTTGAACCTTAAAAGATAACTCTGATGCCCAAAGCTGTTTAACAAATTTCGTACTTACTTTTAATTTTCAAGAGCTAGGTTTACATTAACATATTTAAGACCAGTCCCGGTACTCAATAAAACTGATTATGTTTTGccaaacacattttttcattGTTGTATTTGTCCAACGAAAGAATTTGTAAATAATAAACGCGATGCATCAGAAAGACAACACTGGCTTCAATGGAATTTCGGATAACTTCAAAGGACATCAACAGTATCTTCTCTATCAAGGAAGTTATACAACATTGTTTACTTATACAATCACAAAATCtacccacaaaaaaaaacacacacaaagaaaacaaGACCATGACAGAGGGTATTACCCGTGGACATTGGAGATGTATTCAGTCAGAGGTAATGTAGAGGTGCCAACAAACAGTTGAATTAGTGTCAGAACTTAAACAGTTAAAAGCAGAAGTCTATACCAGCAAATTAATCAGGTGCATCCTTTATGAACAATTGTAAAATTATGGACAACGATTTCTGTATTTCCAAATGGTTTATTCCATCAAAATTacaaattctcttttttttttcaatacatgtgTAGATAACGTAAAAATGCTTAATAATCCTTGTAAATCTTTATACTTTAAGATGGACATCAGTTTCCCCTACAGTATAATAAGTATGACGTCTAAAGTCTTCTTTAATTCTTGTCAGCCGTGGCGAAGTTGCAGACGGGCATAATGCTTGTAGAAAACCGAAATACCAGACGTAAAATACCTTAATGGACctataatatcactgaaattataCATGCACATtatgattttaaaattgaattaaaaatgttaaaacttgaACAAGAAATCGGAATAAATTTGTTAGAAACGACGTTTCAGCACTAGGTTTGGTCTTTTTCTGACCAATCCACAAATTGTAGAGCGTCAACATTATGTCCTCAGTGGTTTGTTTCTCTGTCCACTATTTCACTGACTTAGTTTAATGTATGAATCAAAGGGGACTAGTTTAAAATAATCTGTTGACAAAAATCGCTCACGCGGATTTACAACTTTTAAATCATCATCTGTTATGTTCTGTTGTGTTATTGTTGACATACCAATGGTCATGTTTAATCAAAGTATACAATCATTGAAGCAAACTGTGGTTATGAAGACACAGTTGTGCCTTTAATACCTTGAAACTGATGTAGTTATCAGATTTGTGGTCAAACCCAGGTGTCTGAAATATCGCCCGAGTGTGCACTCCGGGTGTCCCGTCAACCTTTAGTGTTTGAACctataaaaatgaaagataaatgaaaaataatgcaaatatctgACGGTCGGATTGACTAAATAAATTGCTCTATATTGATAATATCTTTTTAAGAGTTATCGATGCTCGCATCAGTCAAGGCGGTAATTACgtatagaaaatagaaggaaaacagCCGGAATCTTGTGAAtttcgagagagagagagagagagagagagagagggtgcTTGGGTCAATGGTGCTTGAGCGAGCAATGTTTCGCTTTAGAAGATTCTTAGACCTCGATAATAGTTGTTAGATGTTGAGAAACTTATAACTCATGCCTATACACATCAAAATAGTGAAAACGATAGCGTAGACCTACAAATGCAAATTTACAATACTGGCTGACGAGAAGCCTAGAAACCTTCAAAGACCAACAACTAAACATTAATAGAAGACGAGAAGCCTAGAAGCCTTCTTTTAGGACAGAAGTTCAATCAAAGACCAATAAAACATTAATAGAAATCTCAGAAGTATTGAAGATACCTTGATATTAGCTGTAAACAACGAGACTTGTTACTACACCTCATTTACTCATCAAATATTTAATACAACACAACACCTTCTACGCATTTGAACAACTAGGAAAAGATTTATGCACTACAGGGAAATACATACTTGTACTCTTTCCCTTAATTAAATACCCCGTCATCTGATTTGTTCGCCGTCAATGAAATTTATTTCTGCGAAATCAAGGATGGTTCCCAAAGTAATATGTGATTTGTCAGTGCCGATTATTTTCTTTTCTCCTCCTTTTATTAAAACCTGGATATGTATAGCGATAAAACTGGCGAAGACCAAAACCTTGCAAGTCTCAATGAAGatgcaaatgaaatatttatcagtGGTAATGTTGCATCTAGTCCTTGCAGAGTTACTCCCTAATATATCATTAATTATAGCAAATACTAGTATTTGCAAGACTGTATCTATCTATTTAATTTAAATGGCAGAACGGTAAAGGTTCTTTTCTTCTGAAATCTCGCCTTTTCTCGTTACTGTTATAAAAAGCGTGAAAGGCGGGGAGAGTCTGTGCAAAATGCTTATATTCTAGTTCCCACTACCGTAGGATAGATCCAGTAAGAACTCAAAAGCTGACTTATTGAAGTAGCTGTGCTTGTCGGAAAAAAAAGGAGTAGCGGAATTGCAGAGTGTGTTTGTATGTTCGGATTTAGCGTCTTTTCAATGAATGTTCAGGCACATAAACAACAGTGTCAACTGGTAGCAGTGAGCACGATGCTTGCTGCCTCACTTGAATAATAcgccatccagtcacattataagACACCGTACTGACCAGTCCAAGAActaagcgccaagcgaggaagctacttgtaccatttttcactTCTTGGGCATATGCGAGTACAAATCGAAACGCCAGACTGTAAAATAcctgaattaaaataatataccTATAACAAGATATTTCAATGACATTTCTCTTTCGCATTTTGATTTTAATAgaatgaaataatcaaaataaagatcaaacaagaaaatcaaaataaacttgTCGAGAACGGTTTTCGTCAACATTAGGTTTTGGTCCCTGACCAGTCCACTAATTGTAGAGCGCTGACATGTTGTGTCAACATCTACATTATGTCCTCAATggtttgtttttcctgtcctCTAATCCACTTATCAGAACTCTGTGTTTAATGTATGAATCAAAGGTGAATAATTTGAAATCGTTTAATACCTTTCTAATCTGTTGATAAACTTCGCTACTGTGGACTTGCACCTTTCAAACGATGATCTCTTGTGTTCTGTGGTATTATTGCTGGCACACCAATGGTCATTTATAATCAAAGTTTACAATTAACGGACTGCGGTTATGAAATGACTTATGTGAGGCGCAGCCCGAGCTTTTAATATATCAGAATCGATATAGTTATTAAGCCATCTGAAAGACCACACCTATAGAGATGTAGAGATGTGTACCAACTGTAATAAGAAAAAGAATGTCATATCTATGCACACAAAATGTTTATCATACTTTCCAGTGGTTTATTGACATACAAACATGGAATATATACTGGTCAAAACACCGGAACACCaatcaaatatttttgaattattttcacatcatttaaccTCCTCTGTGGGTTCGGGCCCTGAATTGCTGGTCATGTAATGATGTTAACACGTCCCAACACTTCCGACTCTGTGGTAACACCCAGATGCCGGAAATTACGCCCAGTTGTGCCTGGTTAATTGGTTAATTAAAGGGTCCctataaaatttgtatatacaattttgaCCCACCAATCAGTTATAATTAAACAGACCCACTTATCACCATACATAAGGCTTCATAGGGtaaccccctcccccctcccctaGACCATTGGTGAAgtggtaaaaaaaaacagttgggTGCCAAAAGACCCACTTTTCCACTTCGTGGCCCGAATCGACTTCGGACCCAACTGTTGACTGTCCAAATTAAATTAGACCCTATTATTAACCAATTCTAaaactatacatatatataactaaatttttaaaaaaaaatcaaataaatggcCACTTTTGTTGTAATTACTCGAAGCAGTAGCTTGAATGGGAAAAGGAACCAGCTAGTCATGCAGGATAAACAATAATTGGATTGGATGAAGTCGTCGGTAATAAgcatcatttttttcaactgcAGATTTAAAAAATaccacaaaataaatattttagcaagagaaaaaaattgaaactgttgataacagcttGATATATATTGTACACTGTTGGATGTCTTTCAATCTCCGGGTAAAAATGACAAATTAGGACATCTTCGTGATCCTAACCTGATGACGAAGTGTACATTATACGATAACGAAGAGAGATGTTTTCGTTCAGAATCATTTatcaaaattgtaacaaaaaaataattcaattttacaatttACTTAATACCAGATCCGGAGATGCGTATCTAGGTTCAGCAAAGTCAAGACATGGCCTCCGTGTTGTGATGACTTAATTGCAAAATCGAAAACTCGTGAAGAGAATTTGTTACATACCTCAGCATTTAAGGAATCGAATCAGttcatgtttaaacattttgcGATAAGAAGAAAGTTTCTAAATACTGGTTGATTACACTTGGTCCTCATGTCAACCAGGGTGTGACTTCAGAATGCGTTTAAAGAAAAGTTCCCTGTTTATTAAAAAGTGATAGGACTCTCAAACCTATAATGACAAATAGGACAGTAGGATTTATTAATCCACTTCATTGTTTGAATACAATTAGCATGTTATAGTTTATGTCGAAAGATGctgaatataaaaaaatcactCAATAAAAGACACGCTCTGTTTTCATCAATATGGATATTATTCCTATTTATGAAAGGTAACtaagtttttatttaatgaatttaatctcatttcattttaaagacacttttttaatttaattttgatttaatttaatagTATTCGTACTTATGATAAGAATaatctattatttatttatttatatgccACAACACACTGATTAAACTTTACAACTTTACGTGTGTGATTCTGCGATAATAAGTGTTGCATATATATTCCAGAAGGTAAAAAAAATTGAGAGTTTtcataattcaaaaaaaaaaaaaaaaaaaaaaaaaaaacatttttactaacGTGAATTTTCAACCTGATAATAAGACTtttacttaaaggtccattactaagagaaagtgagttggcaatttttttcatagccagtgcatagacttctgcaagacactaaataatgaagattggcaggtcaaaatttacagaaggtctttggaactcaaagaaatgtatgtgtattatgttgaaatttcaatgaatcgacagaatgaccacccaggtctttttaactttcttcatacttcatagaaaaataattgtacatatactgcgatttatttcgaatttctacataccaactttcattttccaataaaatgaaatagtttctgtgctttttaaaagaaattaaaatgttcactttccttagtattggacctttaagtgaataaaaatatcttctcgatatttttttttattttcataaaatttatctAGTTTTCATACGTAAAATTATGCAACCATAATTGTgtctatataataataatattacttCTTCGCATGCATAGTCAGTGGAAATGTGTGGAAAGATGTGACGGCATGTTACGGTTCAGACGACGATTGCTCTCGATATCAAATGGAATGTACGGGCGGGACAACCATAATTCTTGGAAAAATCATGTACGGTACAAAGAACAACGGGAGACAGGACTGTCAGTACGGTATAAGCAATTGCAAGTTGACGGACACGGTCGCAGCTTGTTGCGCTTATAATTCTAGCGATACCTTCACCCCTTTCAGTGCAAATAACTTGTCGGCAATTTTCGAAAACTGTGAAGGAAAATCTGCGTGCGCAGGATGGGCACCCAGACGGCAAACGACCCCATTCTCGTCTTACGTTTGGATGCAGTATGCATGTGTCAATGGTAAGTATATGTGTGTGTTAGATGCAATCACAACAGGCACATAACTTGTGGGTACTAGTTTTGAGTTCCCGAAGCAGTCGTCGTGTGTAATTTTGCTTAAAATAAGGTAAAAAAAAGTTAAGAAAAAAGATAGATAGATTCATAGCGGTAAAGTTAACAAGCATAGTCGTTTCAAGCATTTTacatataaagataaaaaaaaacaacattggaaCTACAAATGCATGAACATAAAGCCACGCCCTGCTaagtaaaactttatttaaagaacgACTAATTATCAGAAGAATTTTgtttagtttgaatttttctttaatatttaggAATATTTATTAAATGCGGCATCCATTTTAAAGCTGATGGCGCCACTGTCTCACTTCTCAAGTATTTATGCATTATAGAAGTATCCATTTGAGTAAATCAAATTCTTTTGACCCTAATAGCGTTCCATAATTTACTTATATATCTTAGCCGTACATTTATTAAGTACGCCTGCGTATTATATTTAGCACGATATCAACATTTCTAGATAGGGAAGATGAGTATCTTCCTAGTGACCAACGTATTTAATGTTTTCAGTATTCTTTAGAAGTATTACAAAAAAATCAGGCAGCTTGACAAAAAAGTCAAATGTGCATCATCAGAAAGTAAACGATAACAAAACAAACCTTGATTTGCATAAATAAAGTCTCACAGTATTTACTTAGACTTACTCGAGTTAAAACATGTAAAAGAccaatacactgacgagatatgaaaacgcaacaaatatatgcctgaatatattttgtactacaaaaagcatcaccttgaaatgttcaatacatacacatctcgatataCCCTATACTCATTGTATTAATTTTACGGTCTCatgtgctgattaaatttgaacgCATTGGGTGTAGACTATAGAGTATCCGGGTGTGTATGTATTGAATATTTCAAGGTGATAGTCAGTCATATATTTGTtccgttttcatatctcgtcagtgtacatACTGTACACTAATGacatgttgttattattatatagtaaataaaatgttttacagtaCCAACAAGTTCAATACATATAAATGTAgcatgaaatgagccgtgccatgagaaaaccaacatagtgggtgtgcgaccagcatggatccagaccagcctgcgcatccgcgcagtctggtcaggctccatgctgttcgcttttaaagcctattggaattggagaaactgttagcgaacagcattgatcctgaccagactgcgcggatgcgcaggctggtctggatccatgctggtcgcaaagccactatgttggttttctcatggcgcggctcaaatatatttatttcagagaGAAATGTTACTGATATGTGTAAAAACAACACTATCTCTGGCAATGATTTGTTTATACGTTTCAACATGACAAGTAACAATCTTCTAGACAGTGTAAGCACGTCACAGGACTGCAGTTGCCGAATATCAACTCCAAAGTGCAATGTTGCTATGACAACCACGCTCGTAGATCTTGATTTCCATCAGCCCCAACTAGAAATATCCGCTTCAAATTCAGAGTCGTCATCCGCAACATGTTCAGCTTCATCGCTGGAACTTTTCACGCAAAACAAGACTTATGATTGTCAGAACACACAACTGAACACAAACAGACACACATTTGAACGAATGAGTGAAATAACCGTGCAGTCTCCTGACGAAATTGTTTCCTTGAAAAATATAGGTGCTAGCGTGTTAACCGATGGACCGAGTTACATAGTACTTTATTTCAAAAGTGAGTAAAAAGTATTTACCTTTACGTggatgtattgtattttactaaTCTGCaatgattttataataatttaataattttgcTGCCTAAAAATACAAAGGTCGAAattataagttgtaaatgcatGGCTGCTATTTAGTCAGTACATGAACTGAACATCACCGGCTCTGTTCTACAATGGTACATTACGCCAACGTATTATGCCTTACGATTCACCACAATCCATGGTCACACACATTATTAATGGAAAACCTAAGGTCCTTTGGAAAATCACGcgaatttcaatttatttactgaCTAAAATGTAACCTTTCGTTTGTAAGTTTTTATTTCGACTTCATAGTAccttttatttttgcaaaatattaacTGTGATTTTGTTTTCTGATGTTTTAAGTTTTGATTCTGTAAttaattgatttttgaaaaaaaaattcaattcaaGTCAATCATTTTGTTGCTACCGTAAAGGTAACAGTTTTTGATAATATCAAATTAAGTTTCAACTATATTGCATTTgttgtattgatttttttcagCAATGCCCTCGCAACCGCTATTAGTGAATTGCTTTGAGTCGGGAATAACGACTTCCATAACCAACCATTGTCAAACAACAATTTCTACTCAGCAACCCTCAGCGGAAGCTTCAACTTTATCCATTGCTACTTCATCCCCTTCCTACAATTCATCGCATAATACAAGTTTAAGTGTTTCATCTTCTTCAACAGCAGAACTAACCACAATGCAGTCACCTTCAACGGAACCTTCCATCCAGTCCAGTCCAATCACATTTTCTACACGTGATAGAGAAACATCTGATTCCACATCATCTTCATCTCAAACCAAAACACTAACAACTACAGAATTTTCATCAACTTCAGTTTCACCTACGTTCCCTCAAACATCACCATTTACAAAACAATCTCCAACATTTTTTCCGTCCACAGAACGACCCAACCGTCCGCTAAGTGACACTCGTCCACAAAATCATCAGCCCACGT
This is a stretch of genomic DNA from Mercenaria mercenaria strain notata chromosome 4, MADL_Memer_1, whole genome shotgun sequence. It encodes these proteins:
- the LOC123553307 gene encoding mucin-5AC-like codes for the protein MLNIKKSLNKRHALFSSIWILFLFMKVSGNVWKDVTACYGSDDDCSRYQMECTGGTTIILGKIMYGTKNNGRQDCQYGISNCKLTDTVAACCAYNSSDTFTPFSANNLSAIFENCEGKSACAGWAPRRQTTPFSSYVWMQYACVNERNVTDMCKNNTISGNDLFIRFNMTSNNLLDSVSTSQDCSCRISTPKCNVAMTTTLVDLDFHQPQLEISASNSESSSATCSASSLELFTQNKTYDCQNTQLNTNRHTFERMSEITVQSPDEIVSLKNIGASVLTDGPSYIVLYFKTMPSQPLLVNCFESGITTSITNHCQTTISTQQPSAEASTLSIATSSPSYNSSHNTSLSVSSSSTAELTTMQSPSTEPSIQSSPITFSTRDRETSDSTSSSSQTKTLTTTEFSSTSVSPTFPQTSPFTKQSPTFFPSTERPNRPLSDTRPQNHQPTFSPSSRPDSISTLASTSTAIISSTEEFKPSVTSVDTSNVTDNTSVSPMTSAITSISKAASTSTTANVTGASIDKTTSSESRHGNNTLNYTTTVSVDQNENTNMEPSTAIAGGTTHSSAATTRKTNDDNKNNNGLIIGVTVAVVIVVLIIVAVVMVCLCLRIKRKEKVRRNYIRNTNIFYSFPEDYSEAGNTLSESSPEADRREPSFSNIPRSQLYESVGNPSPSSTLKKATSPLYFDNYKIKAADSDGADVYEKDTHSFSRMPNDNSYVGETSNETIDFVNGVENDDPLKVDSNSNIENGGKSVSFDSSVYYAQVRKEGKTKF